In one window of Ptiloglossa arizonensis isolate GNS036 chromosome 5, iyPtiAriz1_principal, whole genome shotgun sequence DNA:
- the Foxp gene encoding forkhead box transcription factor P isoform X5: MLEPRWRPVQGHIGENPFDNDSWGKEKYQPSAVPWQLKPRGHARPSDDGIMDHDTDGDGAINLSTSQRPSAATTPNGDTPSYGQDQQDNDQATSLFAALKQQQQQPRDSVPSSRERENRERDRLSVRSRENSRSNEIGGGAVDQQQQLQQQQQQDLTIEYQSNGKLSPAGHAVTTAPMTQQKQPIVAQQSQQASSGAPGPQPSPHQSPQAPQRGSPPNPSQGPPPGGPPGAPPSQNPLQMMLSPASGMHQMQQLLQQHILSPTQLQSFMQHTLYLQQQQKQHHQDSTEHASNQDRFGYFSSPKDHQHQLTELGRKKVEQAIQQVQEQLQLNIIQQTHLLQTADKKKPSAPVQQLALQQQRLTQQLQFMQSQYLIQYGLGLQGHNPSSGLQPSEGLPIWKSETPDIPESHQNSIVPKSGSGVNGLLNSTVSIRRSEMNGGITPLDEQPLDISSNDTIHILYGRGVCKWPTCEAICEDYQAFLTHLNTEHTLDEKSTANTRVQMAVVSQLEVQLQRERARLAAMMHHLHAPRQIASPEPPKSLESSVFLRTPHCFLQTGSSIPKLSLPNALMSQPPPNFGVSQVSVSMSALVSAVRSPGGGQLPPSASGAPMPPIPNMSNISGMPPLPNMPGSIPTMPTMPNMAGPIRRRISDKSTISITGGLYDEGTVRRRVAVDRSGIDINEGLPYMLERAGLDVQQEIQRNREFYKNADVRPPFTYASLIRQSIIESPEKQLTLNEIYNWFQNTFCYFRRNAATWKNAIRTNLSLHKCFVRYEDDFGSFWMVDDAEFVKRRHLSRGRPRKYDPTPPTPPHLSAQGVPSKSPTLTHSPTMYGDALNANLQYFQAALGDSNMGFLSNSMCTSTTTSPDKEHVLAHNDLMSPLDEPAVHIKQEGQSPEGGKLTRLIKRELVDASMEQEGDDDQVDEREYPESHGHDSGQDEDMAEDLSMAPDIMTPEDQIEA; the protein is encoded by the exons GCTACTTCGCTGTTTGCAGCCCtgaagcagcagcaacagcaaccacGCGACAGTGTTCCCTCGTCGAGGGAGCGCGAGAATCGAGAGCGCGATCGACTGTCGGTCCGTAGCCGCGAGAACAGCAGGAGCAACGAGATCGGTGGCGGTGCTGTCGACCAACAGCAACAActgcaacagcagcaacagcaagaCCTCACGATCGAGTACCAGAGCAATGGGAAGCTCAGTCCCGCTGGGCACGCAGTGACAACAGCACCCATGACCCAGCAAAAGCAGCCTATCGTCGCGCAGCAATCGCAACAGGCCAGCTCCGGGGCACCTGGCCCCCAACCCAGTCCCCATCAGAGCCCACAGGCCCCGCAGAGGGGTTCACCGCCGAATCCTTCGCAGGGTCCTCCTCCTGGAGGGCCACCAGGGGCACCACCCTCTCAGAATCCTTTGCAGATGATGCTCAGCCCGGCGAGTGGCatgcatcagatgcaacagctacTGCAGCAACACATACTCAGCCCCACGCAATTGCAGTCCTTCATGCAGCACACGCTCTACCTGCAACAACAACAAAAGCAACATCATCAG GACTCCACGGAGCATGCGTCGAACCAAGACCGATTCGGCTACTTTTCATCTCCAAAGGAC CACCAACACCAGTTGACGGAGCTAGGCAGGAAGAAGGTGGAACAGGCGATACAGCAAGTGCAGGAACAGTTGCAGCTGAACATTATTCAGCAGACGCATCTGTTGCAAACGGCCGACAAGAAGAAGCCCTCCGCTCCTGTCCAGCAACTGGCGCTGCAACAGCAACGCTTGACGCAGCAACTGCAGTTTATGCAGAGCCAGTATCTCATTCAGTACGGTCTAGGACTTCAGGGTCACAATCCTTCTTCAG GTCTGCAACCGAGCGAGGGTCTACCGATATGGAAGTCAGAGACACCGGACATCCCGGAATCCCACCAGAACTCCATCGTTCCAAAATCCGGGTCTGGAGTGAACG GACTTCTGAATTCGACAGTGTCGATTCGACGGTCGGAGATGAACGGTGGTATCACACCCCTGGACGAGCAACCATTGGACATTTCCTCGAACGACACGATTCACATCCTCTACGGTCGCGGAGTCTGCAAGTGGCCCACCTGTGAAGCCATTTGCGAAGattatcaagcattcctcac TCACTTGAACACGGAGCACACGCTGGACGAGAAATCGACGGCGAATACCAGAGTTCAGATGGCGGTGGTCTCACAGCTGGAGGTTCAGTTGCAGAGGGAACGGGCCCGGCTAGCCGCCATGATGCACCATCTACACGCGCCGAGACAAATAGCCTCCCCGGAACCACCAAAGTCGTTAGAGTCGTCG GTGTTTCTCCGAACACCGCATTGCTTCTTGCAGACGGGCTCGAGTATACCAAAATTGAGTCTCCCGAACGCCCTGATGAGCCAGCCACCCCCGAACTTCGGCGTCTCCCAAGTGTCCGTCTCGATGTCCGCGCTGGTGTCGGCGGTGAGGTCGCCGGGGGGCGGACAGCTGCCGCCTTCGGCCAGCGGCGCGCCCATGCCGCCCATTCCCAACATGTCGAACATCTCCGGTATGCCTCCACTGCCGAACATGCCGGGCAGCATTCCCACCATGCCTACCATGCCCAACATGGCAGGGCCCATCAGGCGGCGTATCAGCGACAAGTCCACGATCTCAATAACAGGAG GACTGTATGACGAGGGCACTGTAAGGCGCAGAGTAGCCGTCGATAGATCTGGAATAGATATTAACGAAG GGCTGCCCTACATGCTGGAGCGTGCTGGCCTTGACGTCCAACAAG AAATTCAACGAAATAGGGAATTTTACAAGAACGCCGATGTCAGACCGCCGTTCACGTATGCATCATTGATTCGACAG TCGATCATCGAGTCACCGGAGAAGCAGCTCACCCTGAACGAGATCTACAATTGGTTCCAGAACACGTTCTGCTACTTCCGGCGCAACGCGGCAACGTGGAAG AACGCGATCCGCACCAATCTATCATTGCACAAGTGTTTTGTGCGCTATGAGGACGACTTCGGGTCATTCTGGATGGTGGACGACGCCGAGTTCGTAAAGCGGCGGCATCTGTCCCGCGGCCGCCCCAGGAAATATGACCCAACCCCACCCACTCCACCCCACCTCTCCGCACA GGGTGTCCCATCGAAGAGTCCAACGCTGACCCACAGCCCTACCATGTACGGTGACGCATTGAACGCCAATCTCCAG TATTTCCAGGCGGCGCTCGGAGACTCGAACATGGGATTTCTGAGCAACTCGATGtgcacgtcgacgacgacgagtccCGACAAGGAGCACGTGTTGGCACACAACGATTTAAT GTCACCGTTGGATGAACCAGCCGTGCACATAAAGCAGGAGGGCCAGAGCCCGGAGGGGGGTAAACTCACGAGATTAATAAAGCGGGAGCTGGTCGACGCGTCGATGGAGCAGGAGGGCGACGACGATCAGGTGGACGAGAGGGAGTATCCCGAGAGCCACGGGCACGACTCGGGCCAGGACGAGGACATGGCCGAGGACCTGTCAATGGCGCCCGACATAATGACCCCGGAAGATCAGATCGAGGCGTAG
- the Foxp gene encoding forkhead box transcription factor P isoform X16, with translation MDHDTDGDGAINLSTSQRPSAATTPNGDTPSYGQDQQDNDQATSLFAALKQQQQQPRDSVPSSRERENRERDRLSVRSRENSRSNEIGGGAVDQQQQLQQQQQQDLTIEYQSNGKLSPAGHAVTTAPMTQQKQPIVAQQSQQASSGAPGPQPSPHQSPQAPQRGSPPNPSQGPPPGGPPGAPPSQNPLQMMLSPASGMHQMQQLLQQHILSPTQLQSFMQHTLYLQQQQKQHHQDSTEHASNQDRFGYFSSPKDHQHQLTELGRKKVEQAIQQVQEQLQLNIIQQTHLLQTADKKKPSAPVQQLALQQQRLTQQLQFMQSQYLIQYGLGLQGHNPSSGLQPSEGLPIWKSETPDIPESHQNSIVPKSGSGVNGLLNSTVSIRRSEMNGGITPLDEQPLDISSNDTIHILYGRGVCKWPTCEAICEDYQAFLTHLNTEHTLDEKSTANTRVQMAVVSQLEVQLQRERARLAAMMHHLHAPRQIASPEPPKSLESSVFLRTPHCFLQTGSSIPKLSLPNALMSQPPPNFGVSQVSVSMSALVSAVRSPGGGQLPPSASGAPMPPIPNMSNISGMPPLPNMPGSIPTMPTMPNMAGPIRRRISDKSTISITGGLYDEGTVRRRVAVDRSGIDINEGLPYMLERAGLDVQQEIQRNREFYKNADVRPPFTYASLIRQSIIESPEKQLTLNEIYNWFQNTFCYFRRNAATWKNAIRTNLSLHKCFVRYEDDFGSFWMVDDAEFVKRRHLSRGRPRKYDPTPPTPPHLSAQGVPSKSPTLTHSPTMYGDALNANLQYFQAALGDSNMGFLSNSMCTSTTTSPDKEHVLAHNDLMSPLDEPAVHIKQEGQSPEGGKLTRLIKRELVDASMEQEGDDDQVDEREYPESHGHDSGQDEDMAEDLSMAPDIMTPEDQIEA, from the exons GCTACTTCGCTGTTTGCAGCCCtgaagcagcagcaacagcaaccacGCGACAGTGTTCCCTCGTCGAGGGAGCGCGAGAATCGAGAGCGCGATCGACTGTCGGTCCGTAGCCGCGAGAACAGCAGGAGCAACGAGATCGGTGGCGGTGCTGTCGACCAACAGCAACAActgcaacagcagcaacagcaagaCCTCACGATCGAGTACCAGAGCAATGGGAAGCTCAGTCCCGCTGGGCACGCAGTGACAACAGCACCCATGACCCAGCAAAAGCAGCCTATCGTCGCGCAGCAATCGCAACAGGCCAGCTCCGGGGCACCTGGCCCCCAACCCAGTCCCCATCAGAGCCCACAGGCCCCGCAGAGGGGTTCACCGCCGAATCCTTCGCAGGGTCCTCCTCCTGGAGGGCCACCAGGGGCACCACCCTCTCAGAATCCTTTGCAGATGATGCTCAGCCCGGCGAGTGGCatgcatcagatgcaacagctacTGCAGCAACACATACTCAGCCCCACGCAATTGCAGTCCTTCATGCAGCACACGCTCTACCTGCAACAACAACAAAAGCAACATCATCAG GACTCCACGGAGCATGCGTCGAACCAAGACCGATTCGGCTACTTTTCATCTCCAAAGGAC CACCAACACCAGTTGACGGAGCTAGGCAGGAAGAAGGTGGAACAGGCGATACAGCAAGTGCAGGAACAGTTGCAGCTGAACATTATTCAGCAGACGCATCTGTTGCAAACGGCCGACAAGAAGAAGCCCTCCGCTCCTGTCCAGCAACTGGCGCTGCAACAGCAACGCTTGACGCAGCAACTGCAGTTTATGCAGAGCCAGTATCTCATTCAGTACGGTCTAGGACTTCAGGGTCACAATCCTTCTTCAG GTCTGCAACCGAGCGAGGGTCTACCGATATGGAAGTCAGAGACACCGGACATCCCGGAATCCCACCAGAACTCCATCGTTCCAAAATCCGGGTCTGGAGTGAACG GACTTCTGAATTCGACAGTGTCGATTCGACGGTCGGAGATGAACGGTGGTATCACACCCCTGGACGAGCAACCATTGGACATTTCCTCGAACGACACGATTCACATCCTCTACGGTCGCGGAGTCTGCAAGTGGCCCACCTGTGAAGCCATTTGCGAAGattatcaagcattcctcac TCACTTGAACACGGAGCACACGCTGGACGAGAAATCGACGGCGAATACCAGAGTTCAGATGGCGGTGGTCTCACAGCTGGAGGTTCAGTTGCAGAGGGAACGGGCCCGGCTAGCCGCCATGATGCACCATCTACACGCGCCGAGACAAATAGCCTCCCCGGAACCACCAAAGTCGTTAGAGTCGTCG GTGTTTCTCCGAACACCGCATTGCTTCTTGCAGACGGGCTCGAGTATACCAAAATTGAGTCTCCCGAACGCCCTGATGAGCCAGCCACCCCCGAACTTCGGCGTCTCCCAAGTGTCCGTCTCGATGTCCGCGCTGGTGTCGGCGGTGAGGTCGCCGGGGGGCGGACAGCTGCCGCCTTCGGCCAGCGGCGCGCCCATGCCGCCCATTCCCAACATGTCGAACATCTCCGGTATGCCTCCACTGCCGAACATGCCGGGCAGCATTCCCACCATGCCTACCATGCCCAACATGGCAGGGCCCATCAGGCGGCGTATCAGCGACAAGTCCACGATCTCAATAACAGGAG GACTGTATGACGAGGGCACTGTAAGGCGCAGAGTAGCCGTCGATAGATCTGGAATAGATATTAACGAAG GGCTGCCCTACATGCTGGAGCGTGCTGGCCTTGACGTCCAACAAG AAATTCAACGAAATAGGGAATTTTACAAGAACGCCGATGTCAGACCGCCGTTCACGTATGCATCATTGATTCGACAG TCGATCATCGAGTCACCGGAGAAGCAGCTCACCCTGAACGAGATCTACAATTGGTTCCAGAACACGTTCTGCTACTTCCGGCGCAACGCGGCAACGTGGAAG AACGCGATCCGCACCAATCTATCATTGCACAAGTGTTTTGTGCGCTATGAGGACGACTTCGGGTCATTCTGGATGGTGGACGACGCCGAGTTCGTAAAGCGGCGGCATCTGTCCCGCGGCCGCCCCAGGAAATATGACCCAACCCCACCCACTCCACCCCACCTCTCCGCACA GGGTGTCCCATCGAAGAGTCCAACGCTGACCCACAGCCCTACCATGTACGGTGACGCATTGAACGCCAATCTCCAG TATTTCCAGGCGGCGCTCGGAGACTCGAACATGGGATTTCTGAGCAACTCGATGtgcacgtcgacgacgacgagtccCGACAAGGAGCACGTGTTGGCACACAACGATTTAAT GTCACCGTTGGATGAACCAGCCGTGCACATAAAGCAGGAGGGCCAGAGCCCGGAGGGGGGTAAACTCACGAGATTAATAAAGCGGGAGCTGGTCGACGCGTCGATGGAGCAGGAGGGCGACGACGATCAGGTGGACGAGAGGGAGTATCCCGAGAGCCACGGGCACGACTCGGGCCAGGACGAGGACATGGCCGAGGACCTGTCAATGGCGCCCGACATAATGACCCCGGAAGATCAGATCGAGGCGTAG